The following are encoded together in the Campylobacter devanensis genome:
- the metG gene encoding methionine--tRNA ligase, translated as MKKFITTPIYYVNDVPHIGHAYTTIICDTLARFYRLRGDDVFFLTGTDEHGQKIEEAAKARGKSPKEYADEISAKFKALWDEFGISYDHFIRTTDEYHKVTSQNVFIKMLKNGDIYKGEYEGSYCVSCESFFAANQLIDDECCPDCGKKTRLVKEESYFFALSKYQDRLLKWYENDKCVLPKGKKNEVISFVKGGLKDLSITRTSFEWGIKLPKELNEPKHVMYVWLDALVNYLSALGYTRDEERMEYWNNTLHIVGKDILRFHAVYWPAFLMSLDLPLPVSVAAHGWWTRDGVKMSKSLGNVVNPKEVADTYGLEAFRYFLLREVPFGQDGDFSQRALIDRINSELSNDLGNLLSRIVGMSSKYSANIINSNNVKEFYSSELEASKIHIDQALASLEDIAPNRYLEELWKVLNIANATIAKYEPWNLVKNNKFDEANALVALVANLLARVAILLSPAMPQTAQKIADTLEFEINTNSYNELIINSNLINFKANATTPLFAKIEHELMAPAPVAKIDEIKSKDEEIKIDDFKKCVIKVGTILECDNIEGSDKLLKFKIDLGEEKPRQIISGIAKYYEPKSLIGKQVCVLANLKPAKIFKHLSEGMILSAEDGSLTLLGTHASVKNGAIVG; from the coding sequence ATGAAAAAATTTATAACCACACCAATATATTATGTCAATGATGTCCCACATATCGGACACGCTTATACTACGATAATCTGCGATACCTTGGCTAGATTTTATCGCTTAAGGGGCGATGATGTCTTTTTTCTTACAGGCACAGATGAGCATGGCCAAAAGATAGAAGAGGCCGCTAAGGCTAGAGGCAAAAGCCCAAAAGAGTACGCAGATGAGATAAGTGCGAAATTCAAAGCCTTATGGGATGAGTTTGGTATAAGCTATGATCACTTCATACGCACAACCGATGAGTATCATAAGGTAACTAGCCAAAATGTCTTTATTAAAATGCTTAAAAATGGAGATATCTATAAGGGCGAGTATGAGGGTAGCTATTGCGTGAGTTGTGAGAGCTTTTTTGCTGCTAATCAGCTAATAGATGATGAGTGCTGTCCTGATTGCGGTAAAAAGACTAGGTTGGTAAAAGAGGAGAGTTACTTTTTTGCTCTATCAAAATACCAAGATAGATTGTTAAAATGGTATGAAAATGACAAATGCGTCCTACCAAAAGGCAAGAAAAATGAGGTTATAAGCTTTGTAAAAGGCGGTCTAAAGGATCTATCCATCACTAGAACCAGCTTTGAGTGGGGGATTAAACTACCAAAAGAGCTAAATGAGCCAAAACATGTGATGTATGTATGGCTAGATGCGCTAGTTAATTATCTCTCAGCCTTAGGATACACTAGAGATGAAGAGAGAATGGAGTATTGGAATAACACCTTACATATAGTTGGTAAGGATATTTTGCGTTTTCATGCGGTCTATTGGCCGGCATTTTTGATGAGTCTTGACTTGCCTTTACCAGTAAGCGTAGCAGCGCATGGATGGTGGACTAGAGATGGGGTTAAGATGAGCAAGAGCCTTGGCAATGTGGTAAATCCAAAAGAGGTGGCCGATACTTATGGATTAGAGGCGTTTAGATATTTTCTATTAAGAGAGGTGCCGTTTGGTCAAGATGGGGATTTTTCACAAAGAGCCTTGATAGATCGTATAAATAGCGAATTGAGCAATGATTTAGGGAATTTGCTAAGTAGAATAGTGGGTATGAGTTCAAAATACTCAGCTAATATAATTAATTCAAATAATGTAAAAGAGTTTTATTCTAGTGAGCTTGAAGCTTCAAAAATACATATAGACCAAGCACTTGCTAGTTTAGAAGATATCGCTCCAAATAGATATTTAGAAGAGCTTTGGAAGGTTTTAAATATAGCAAATGCCACTATCGCTAAATATGAGCCTTGGAATTTGGTAAAGAATAATAAATTTGATGAAGCAAATGCCTTGGTGGCATTGGTGGCAAATCTTTTGGCTAGGGTTGCTATTTTGCTAAGTCCAGCTATGCCACAAACTGCTCAAAAAATAGCCGATACTTTGGAATTTGAAATCAATACAAATAGCTATAATGAGCTAATAATAAACTCAAATTTAATCAACTTTAAAGCCAACGCCACAACTCCTCTATTTGCCAAGATAGAACACGAGCTGATGGCGCCAGCACCGGTGGCTAAAATAGATGAGATTAAATCAAAAGATGAAGAGATTAAAATTGATGATTTTAAAAAGTGTGTTATAAAGGTAGGAACTATCTTAGAATGCGATAATATCGAAGGTAGTGATAAATTGCTTAAATTTAAAATCGATCTAGGCGAAGAGAAGCCAAGACAGATTATCAGCGGTATAGCTAAGTATTATGAGCCAAAAAGCCTAATAGGCAAACAAGTTTGCGTCTTAGCTAATTTAAAACCAGCTAAGATATTTAAACATTTAAGTGAAGGTATGATTCTTAGCGCTGAAGATGGGAGCCTAACGCTTCTAGGTACTCACGCAAGTGTAAAAAATGGAGCAATTGTAGGATAG
- a CDS encoding class 1 fructose-bisphosphatase → MKEIIKAVEKIAIEISELLKYGDFSYAKSSNSTGDTQLKLDILSDEIIENRLKKLSNIKAIISEEKESILEINSNADYIIAYDPLDGSSLVDVNFAVGSIFGIYKGSLDARSLVGAIYVVYGPRLEMVVCDDSVRLFRLNRDNEFKFIKNLELKDRGKINATGGTQKGWSDSHRAMIKSLFDDGYRLRYSGAMVSDLHQVLLKGGGLFSYPATPDAPNGKLRVAFEVLPFAYIYEKAGGATTDGVNDSLLDIKIEKTHQTTPCYFGSKFEIDRVKNG, encoded by the coding sequence ATGAAAGAGATTATAAAAGCAGTTGAGAAGATCGCTATAGAGATTAGCGAACTACTAAAATATGGTGATTTTAGCTATGCCAAAAGCTCAAATTCCACAGGTGATACTCAATTAAAGCTCGATATATTAAGTGATGAGATAATAGAAAATAGATTGAAAAAACTTAGCAATATCAAGGCTATAATTAGTGAAGAAAAAGAGTCTATTTTAGAGATAAACTCAAATGCAGATTATATTATAGCTTATGATCCACTTGATGGTAGTAGCTTGGTGGATGTGAATTTCGCTGTTGGATCGATATTTGGGATTTATAAAGGCTCTTTGGATGCTAGGAGTTTAGTAGGGGCGATTTATGTAGTTTATGGCCCAAGGCTTGAGATGGTAGTGTGCGATGATAGCGTGAGATTATTTAGGTTAAATAGAGATAATGAGTTTAAATTTATCAAAAATTTAGAGTTAAAAGACAGAGGCAAGATAAATGCCACAGGTGGCACACAAAAGGGCTGGAGCGACTCTCATAGAGCTATGATAAAATCGCTATTTGATGATGGCTATAGGCTTAGATATAGTGGCGCTATGGTAAGCGATCTTCATCAAGTTTTACTAAAAGGCGGCGGGTTATTTAGCTATCCAGCCACGCCTGATGCGCCAAATGGCAAGCTTAGGGTTGCTTTTGAGGTTTTACCATTTGCCTATATATATGAAAAGGCTGGTGGTGCCACAACTGATGGGGTAAATGATAGTTTATTAGATATCAAAATTGAAAAGACTCACCAAACTACGCCTTGTTATTTTGGGTCTAAATTTGAGATTGATAGAGTCAAAAATGGCTGA
- a CDS encoding molybdopterin-guanine dinucleotide biosynthesis protein B, producing the protein MKRLAVAFSGASGSGKTTLISKVAKELISRGFKVVITKHDPGDKAKFDYPGKDSYIYSSIGVDVAVVSPNRTSIFLQSGLFGGKDRISSQSHRDKNEKFEPNLDNFDSELEILVAHFGEFDYLIIEGLKSLKLPRITIFRDEVIDDFIPFSDAFASNVEFDTCGDKFGLEDIDEIIKWIDKNAKKV; encoded by the coding sequence ATTAAAAGATTGGCTGTAGCTTTTAGCGGAGCTAGTGGAAGCGGCAAGACAACGCTCATATCTAAGGTAGCAAAAGAGCTTATATCTCGTGGATTTAAGGTTGTGATAACAAAGCACGATCCAGGTGATAAGGCGAAATTTGATTATCCTGGCAAGGATAGCTATATATATAGTAGTATCGGCGTAGATGTCGCAGTAGTAAGCCCAAATAGAACATCAATTTTTTTACAAAGTGGGCTATTTGGTGGTAAAGATAGGATAAGCTCGCAATCACACAGAGATAAAAATGAGAAATTTGAGCCAAATTTGGATAATTTTGATAGTGAGCTAGAGATTTTAGTGGCTCATTTTGGTGAGTTTGATTATTTGATAATTGAGGGCTTAAAGAGCTTAAAACTTCCTAGAATTACTATATTTAGAGATGAGGTTATAGATGATTTTATCCCATTTAGCGATGCTTTTGCTAGTAATGTTGAGTTTGATACTTGTGGGGATAAATTTGGTCTTGAAGATATAGATGAGATTATAAAATGGATAGATAAAAACGCAAAAAAGGTGTAA
- the dapE gene encoding succinyl-diaminopimelate desuccinylase, which produces MEVIELLKELLKFRSITPDDDGAMNYITLLMSEFDAKLLDINGVKNLILSKKFGDGLNLCFAGHIDVVPPGDGWSSDPFEPEQKDGYIYARGAQDMKSGVAAILQACKDAREFDGSLTIILTSDEEGDGIYGTKEALKYLKDNNSLPDFAIVAEPTSTNKIGDMIKIGRRGSINGVIKVNGIQGHAAYPSKCINPIHQASAVLANFAGYDMDAGSRYFDPSKIVITDIRGGMEVCNVTPSELKIMFNIRNSDLTSYEDVKQYCEHIFNGLDYELTLKESSKPFLTDADSKIVTNLIDSINRICGVRPELSTTGGTSDARYFAAFGVPVVEFGVVNDRIHALNERVSIDEVAKLYEVFSDLIRYFK; this is translated from the coding sequence ATGGAAGTTATAGAGCTTTTAAAAGAGCTATTGAAATTTAGAAGTATCACGCCAGATGATGATGGTGCTATGAATTACATCACGCTACTTATGAGTGAGTTTGATGCTAAGCTTTTGGATATTAATGGGGTTAAGAATTTAATCCTTAGTAAAAAATTTGGTGATGGGCTAAATTTATGCTTTGCTGGGCATATCGATGTAGTCCCACCAGGAGATGGATGGAGTAGTGATCCATTTGAGCCAGAGCAAAAAGATGGATATATCTATGCTAGAGGTGCCCAAGATATGAAAAGTGGAGTAGCAGCGATACTACAAGCGTGTAAGGATGCTAGGGAATTTGATGGGAGTTTAACTATTATTTTGACAAGCGATGAAGAGGGTGATGGGATTTATGGAACTAAAGAGGCGTTAAAATATCTAAAGGATAATAACTCTTTGCCTGATTTTGCTATTGTGGCCGAGCCTACATCTACTAATAAAATTGGTGATATGATAAAGATAGGTCGCCGTGGCTCTATCAATGGTGTTATCAAGGTTAATGGCATTCAAGGTCATGCGGCTTATCCATCTAAATGTATCAATCCAATCCATCAAGCAAGTGCCGTGTTGGCTAATTTTGCTGGATATGATATGGATGCTGGAAGTAGATATTTTGACCCTTCAAAGATAGTAATCACTGATATTAGGGGCGGTATGGAAGTTTGTAATGTAACGCCAAGTGAGCTTAAAATAATGTTTAATATCAGAAATTCAGACCTAACAAGCTATGAAGATGTTAAGCAATATTGCGAGCATATATTTAATGGGCTTGATTATGAGCTAACTCTTAAGGAGAGTTCAAAGCCATTTTTGACAGATGCAGATTCCAAAATTGTTACGAATTTGATAGATAGCATTAATAGAATTTGCGGGGTTAGGCCTGAGCTTAGCACGACTGGTGGGACAAGTGATGCTAGGTATTTTGCGGCTTTTGGGGTGCCTGTGGTGGAATTTGGTGTGGTAAATGATAGAATTCACGCACTCAATGAGAGAGTAAGCATAGATGAAGTAGCGAAGCTTTATGAGGTTTTTAGCGATTTGATACGCTATTTTAAATAA
- a CDS encoding LysE family translocator has translation MIDSIGGFLSGAILGFGAAVPIGPVNILIMSYALVKFRLGLAIGLGAMAVDVGYLLAINFGLLKFSQNEILTQILAIFGALFLLYIAYFTLKSAKSLARQKTGLSGGFWSCFIKGALMNILNPYIIGFWLSVSGVFMILPSVIMGFTGLVVSIVSWVVFLSFIVSRSRKFIGAKTQMAFAYISAILMAGFAIMLIFNTFLKG, from the coding sequence ATGATAGATAGTATTGGGGGATTTTTAAGCGGTGCTATTTTGGGTTTTGGTGCGGCGGTGCCTATTGGGCCTGTGAATATCTTGATTATGAGTTATGCTTTGGTTAAATTTCGCCTTGGGCTAGCTATTGGTCTAGGGGCGATGGCTGTAGATGTAGGCTATCTTTTGGCTATTAATTTTGGTCTTTTGAAATTTAGCCAAAATGAGATATTAACTCAAATTTTAGCTATTTTTGGGGCGCTATTTTTGTTATATATTGCATATTTTACACTAAAAAGCGCTAAGAGTTTAGCTAGGCAAAAAACTGGATTATCAGGGGGATTTTGGAGCTGTTTTATTAAGGGGGCTTTAATGAATATTTTAAATCCATATATAATTGGCTTTTGGCTCTCTGTTAGCGGTGTGTTTATGATACTGCCTAGTGTGATTATGGGCTTTACCGGGTTGGTTGTTAGTATAGTGAGTTGGGTGGTGTTTTTGTCTTTTATAGTTAGTCGCTCACGCAAATTTATAGGGGCAAAAACTCAAATGGCATTTGCATATATCTCGGCGATTTTAATGGCGGGATTTGCTATTATGCTGATATTTAATACATTTTTAAAGGGTTAA
- a CDS encoding endonuclease MutS2 yields MEELFEKLDLSEYLSAYNEFLARPKSLFISGDSKANYEKIEEISSLNLKSPKEIANLDDALMRVSKQAVLHISEIYEFSKIIEYFNYLKSQNFGDKMRGYLDKIEIPSSIDKICDYFDENGEFKESIDERLISINEAYKNKKKQIDESLKKLIYTKHLSPYLVDTQIHYINSNEALLVRGGFNHALKGTVIARSSGGYFYVLPDIVSKLKSEQSDLLDKKEEILFEHAKIISAIFHKNLSFLKFINSAFDYIDSLIARVSFAKSKDYNFVLANSSKDIILSEFAHPALKNPKRISVDFRGKILLITGVNAGGKSMLLKSILSAALLAKYLLPMSINSTKSSIGSFKEFEAIIEDPQNSKNDISTFAGRMLGFSKILGKKQILIGVDEIELGTDFEEAASLYSVLLTSMMSSDIKMVITTHHKRLAMLLAKNSEVELIAALYDEQNSRPKYEFLKGIIGKSYAFETASRYGIPANLVASAKSAYGDDKENLNEMISKALNLELELKLKLKSVEEKELKLDELLKDLKEAKIRADETLRARLSSLEAEFYKAINEAKRGINLKDTKEKQRSLNNANFIAKSIQKPTILSEPIELKVGDRVKYDKIKGVVLSLSKNDAIIDSNGVNLRVPISLLKPTNQSPLNNQKSVNISLSRPNSASVMIDLHGLRSDEAIERLDKFISDALIAGFDEVLIKHGIGTGKLAYAVKEFLKSHPSVKAFKDGAPSEGGFGSKVVKL; encoded by the coding sequence ATGGAAGAGCTGTTTGAGAAGTTGGATTTAAGCGAGTATTTGAGTGCGTATAATGAATTTTTAGCTAGGCCTAAATCGCTTTTTATAAGTGGGGATAGTAAGGCAAATTATGAAAAAATAGAAGAAATTTCATCTCTAAATTTAAAAAGCCCAAAAGAGATAGCAAATTTAGATGATGCCTTGATGAGAGTATCTAAACAAGCTGTTTTACATATCAGCGAGATATATGAATTTAGCAAGATTATAGAGTATTTTAACTACCTAAAATCGCAAAATTTCGGTGATAAAATGCGTGGATATCTAGATAAGATTGAAATTCCATCTAGTATTGATAAAATTTGTGACTATTTTGATGAAAATGGGGAGTTTAAAGAGAGCATTGATGAGCGTTTAATATCTATAAACGAAGCTTATAAAAACAAAAAAAAGCAGATAGATGAGAGCTTAAAAAAGCTCATTTATACCAAGCATTTAAGCCCATATCTAGTCGATACTCAAATTCACTATATCAACTCAAATGAAGCTCTTTTGGTGCGTGGCGGATTTAATCACGCTTTAAAAGGCACAGTGATAGCTAGAAGTAGCGGTGGATACTTCTATGTTTTGCCTGATATTGTCAGTAAATTAAAGAGCGAACAGAGCGATCTGCTAGATAAAAAAGAGGAGATTTTGTTTGAGCATGCTAAGATAATTAGCGCTATTTTCCATAAAAATTTATCATTTTTGAAATTTATAAATTCAGCTTTTGATTATATAGATAGTTTGATTGCTAGGGTGAGCTTTGCTAAGAGCAAGGATTATAACTTTGTTTTGGCTAATTCTAGCAAAGATATAATTTTGAGCGAATTTGCCCATCCAGCACTTAAAAATCCAAAGCGTATTAGCGTGGATTTTCGTGGTAAAATTCTCTTAATCACTGGGGTAAATGCCGGTGGTAAAAGTATGCTATTAAAGAGTATATTGAGTGCGGCATTACTAGCTAAATATCTACTTCCTATGAGCATAAATAGCACTAAATCTAGCATTGGTAGCTTTAAGGAGTTTGAGGCTATAATAGAAGATCCACAAAATTCCAAAAATGATATATCCACTTTTGCTGGTAGAATGCTAGGATTTTCTAAAATTTTAGGCAAAAAGCAGATTTTAATCGGTGTAGATGAGATAGAGCTAGGAACGGACTTTGAAGAGGCAGCTAGTCTATATAGCGTATTGCTAACTTCAATGATGAGTAGCGATATTAAAATGGTTATAACCACTCACCACAAACGACTTGCTATGCTACTAGCTAAAAATAGCGAAGTTGAGCTGATAGCCGCACTATATGATGAGCAAAACTCACGCCCTAAATATGAGTTTTTAAAAGGAATTATAGGTAAATCTTACGCCTTTGAGACTGCTAGTAGATATGGAATTCCAGCTAATCTTGTAGCAAGTGCTAAGAGCGCTTATGGCGATGATAAAGAGAATTTAAATGAGATGATATCTAAGGCTTTGAATTTAGAATTAGAGCTAAAATTAAAGCTTAAAAGCGTAGAGGAAAAAGAGCTAAAATTAGACGAGCTATTAAAGGATTTAAAAGAGGCTAAAATCAGAGCCGATGAGACGCTAAGAGCGAGATTAAGCTCATTAGAAGCTGAATTTTACAAAGCTATAAATGAGGCTAAAAGAGGGATAAACTTAAAAGATACAAAAGAGAAACAAAGAAGCCTAAATAACGCAAATTTCATAGCAAAATCTATCCAAAAGCCTACGATTTTAAGTGAGCCAATAGAGCTAAAAGTAGGTGATAGAGTTAAATATGATAAGATTAAAGGCGTGGTCTTAAGCCTTAGTAAAAATGATGCGATTATAGATAGCAATGGGGTTAATCTAAGAGTGCCAATATCGCTTTTAAAGCCTACTAATCAAAGCCCATTAAATAACCAAAAAAGCGTAAATATAAGCCTATCTCGCCCAAACTCTGCTAGCGTGATGATAGATCTTCATGGGCTTAGGAGCGATGAGGCGATTGAAAGATTAGATAAATTTATCTCTGATGCCTTGATAGCAGGATTTGATGAGGTTTTAATAAAGCATGGTATCGGCACAGGCAAGCTAGCGTATGCCGTAAAAGAGTTTTTAAAATCCCATCCAAGCGTCAAAGCCTTCAAAGATGGGGCGCCAAGCGAGGGTGGATTTGGTAGTAAAGTGGTGAAATTATGA
- a CDS encoding OsmC family protein: MANCAINSCTRLDPIDKAGLEALIKAGKENPDVIKTLKCRTVAEGKFRHANYIRNLPAYIVDEPPTLLGEDTAPNPSEAVLAALGSCIAVGIHANAIAQNIVITKLEVELEGDLNITAVWGTGDLSQKPLGFTDVRVNVILESNADKAKQDALIAHALKYSPVANTLLRNVNLEVK, encoded by the coding sequence ATGGCAAATTGTGCTATAAATTCATGTACTAGACTAGATCCAATTGACAAAGCTGGTCTAGAGGCTCTAATCAAAGCTGGAAAAGAGAATCCAGATGTTATTAAGACACTTAAATGTCGCACAGTCGCAGAGGGTAAGTTTCGCCACGCAAACTATATAAGAAATCTACCTGCATACATAGTAGATGAGCCACCAACACTACTTGGAGAAGATACCGCACCAAATCCTAGCGAAGCTGTTTTAGCTGCTCTTGGAAGTTGTATAGCAGTAGGAATCCACGCAAACGCAATCGCTCAAAATATAGTTATTACTAAACTTGAAGTTGAGCTTGAAGGAGACCTTAATATAACTGCAGTTTGGGGAACTGGCGATCTAAGCCAAAAGCCACTTGGCTTTACAGATGTAAGAGTAAATGTGATATTAGAAAGCAACGCTGATAAGGCTAAACAAGACGCCCTAATAGCTCACGCTTTAAAATACTCACCAGTAGCAAATACTTTGCTTAGAAATGTAAATTTAGAAGTTAAATAA
- a CDS encoding acyl-CoA dehydrogenase family protein, with product MALQKLAELAHSIDKDGIYPKELLKQIAQNGDFAVLKTRSDIYKAIENIAKISNICGTSGFCMWCQFAIIYYLINSDNQELKNELLPKLYSGEILGGTALSNPMKAFAGIEKNHLKSTKVEGGYIINGNLPWVSNITEDSVFGAIALDEDDKPVMGVIRVGKNATLKSNIKYAALEGSATKSVAIKDYFLASSDILATNIYEYLIKITPGFILLQTGIAAGIIKAALDEIEKSNKTHADINSYLNINLDELKSEFNNLLNEIKLISENIENIEPIRVLKARLNGSLLTQRVTSAAVLFCGTKGYFEKSHVARLQREGNFVLIVTPSIKHLLKEIAQVEAGRGCIKSWREKL from the coding sequence ATGGCACTACAAAAATTAGCAGAATTAGCACACTCTATAGATAAAGATGGAATTTACCCAAAAGAGTTATTAAAACAGATAGCTCAAAATGGTGATTTCGCTGTTTTAAAAACTAGAAGCGATATATACAAAGCTATAGAAAATATAGCGAAAATTTCAAATATTTGTGGAACTAGTGGATTTTGCATGTGGTGCCAATTTGCGATTATCTACTACTTGATAAATAGCGATAATCAAGAGCTAAAAAACGAGCTATTACCAAAACTATATAGTGGTGAAATTCTAGGTGGAACGGCACTATCAAATCCTATGAAGGCCTTTGCTGGGATTGAGAAAAATCATCTCAAATCTACAAAAGTAGAAGGCGGATATATCATAAATGGCAATCTACCATGGGTATCAAATATCACTGAAGATAGCGTATTTGGCGCTATAGCCTTAGATGAAGATGATAAGCCTGTAATGGGCGTAATAAGAGTTGGCAAAAATGCTACTTTAAAATCAAATATCAAATACGCCGCACTTGAGGGCTCAGCTACAAAAAGCGTGGCTATAAAAGATTATTTTTTAGCTAGTAGTGATATTTTAGCCACTAATATCTATGAGTATCTAATCAAAATAACTCCTGGATTTATACTCTTACAAACAGGCATAGCAGCTGGAATCATAAAAGCAGCCTTAGATGAGATAGAAAAATCAAACAAAACTCACGCTGATATAAACTCATATCTAAATATAAATTTAGATGAGTTAAAAAGCGAATTTAACAATCTTTTAAATGAGATTAAGCTTATATCAGAAAATATCGAAAACATAGAGCCAATTAGGGTTTTAAAAGCTAGGTTAAATGGCTCACTCCTAACTCAAAGGGTAACGAGTGCTGCGGTGTTGTTTTGTGGTACTAAGGGGTATTTTGAGAAGTCTCATGTAGCAAGACTCCAAAGAGAGGGTAATTTCGTCCTTATAGTAACTCCTAGCATAAAGCACCTTTTAAAAGAGATAGCTCAAGTAGAAGCTGGGCGTGGCTGCATAAAATCATGGCGAGAAAAATTATAA
- a CDS encoding ABC transporter substrate-binding protein produces MNRRYALGFLAGFLALSATKSVANSKFKKGIKIGYLPICDHLIIIAKDIFSSDEFDIVPIKFANWADLSEALRAKAVDGAFLLAPLGLMLKGSGVDIKAIMAAHKNGSSLVVNNSIKTINELEGKNIAIPSRFSSHYYILHKLLSKHNIKVNLVDMAPTEMPFALLTNRIDGYIVAEPFGQLGVQRGARNLILSKDITPNHICCLLNYSSELANSPVAAQLTNAFKKAADFIEKNHKEASIIGSKILAQDANIINKIVEDKIVSYSDLKINKEDLINLKEFLISQNLANDGLKNLDIDSYLVEQV; encoded by the coding sequence ATGAATAGAAGATATGCACTTGGATTTTTAGCTGGTTTTTTGGCTCTTAGTGCGACTAAGAGTGTGGCAAATTCTAAATTTAAAAAAGGTATTAAGATAGGATATCTGCCGATTTGCGATCATTTGATTATAATCGCTAAAGATATCTTTAGTAGTGATGAGTTTGATATTGTTCCTATTAAATTTGCTAATTGGGCGGATTTGAGCGAGGCTCTAAGGGCTAAAGCAGTTGATGGGGCGTTTTTATTAGCTCCGCTTGGGCTTATGCTAAAAGGTAGTGGAGTAGATATCAAAGCCATTATGGCCGCACACAAAAACGGCTCATCTTTGGTGGTAAATAACAGCATTAAGACAATCAATGAATTAGAAGGCAAAAATATAGCAATTCCATCTAGATTTTCTAGCCACTACTATATCTTACACAAGCTTTTAAGCAAGCATAATATAAAAGTAAATTTAGTAGATATGGCACCTACTGAGATGCCTTTTGCCTTGCTAACAAATAGAATTGATGGATATATTGTTGCTGAGCCTTTTGGTCAGCTTGGCGTCCAAAGGGGAGCTAGAAATTTGATATTAAGCAAAGATATCACGCCTAATCACATCTGCTGCTTACTAAACTACTCTAGCGAGTTAGCCAACTCACCAGTTGCGGCGCAACTGACAAATGCCTTTAAAAAGGCGGCTGATTTCATAGAGAAAAATCACAAAGAAGCCTCTATAATAGGCTCTAAAATCCTAGCTCAAGATGCCAATATCATCAACAAAATTGTAGAAGATAAAATCGTATCATATAGCGATTTAAAGATAAATAAAGAAGATCTAATAAATCTAAAAGAGTTTTTGATATCTCAAAATTTAGCAAATGATGGGCTAAAAAATTTAGATATAGATAGTTATTTAGTGGAGCAAGTATGA
- a CDS encoding ABC transporter permease: MKYIYQSIVLAFAILIWHIFSSELIPSPMQVLNAFRLIIDNNSLQIGIIDSLYRYGIGLILGVIFGVIIGFIFGYNPKFAQAFDPLFNILRPISPIAWVPIILIIFGIGDLPTIFIIAYSVFFPMVLLSTKAIKDLPSQLIVVAKNFGASKLQIFTGVIIPSSFLSLISSLKLAAALAWINLVVGEMLGAQTGLGYMIIDSRNQLRIDILIATIITIGIIGMIINTIFGYIEKVVSRRYGYDRN, encoded by the coding sequence ATGAAATATATTTATCAAAGTATAGTTTTAGCTTTTGCTATATTAATATGGCATATATTTAGCTCTGAGCTAATTCCATCGCCTATGCAAGTTTTAAACGCATTTAGGCTAATAATAGATAATAATAGCTTACAAATTGGAATTATAGATTCGCTATATAGATACGGTATTGGGCTTATTTTGGGCGTTATTTTTGGGGTTATAATTGGTTTTATATTTGGTTATAATCCAAAATTTGCTCAAGCATTTGATCCGCTATTTAATATTTTGCGTCCTATCTCGCCAATTGCATGGGTGCCAATTATCTTAATAATATTTGGAATTGGAGATTTACCAACTATATTTATTATAGCATATTCAGTATTTTTCCCTATGGTATTATTATCTACAAAAGCCATAAAAGATCTACCTAGCCAACTAATAGTAGTAGCTAAAAATTTTGGTGCTTCTAAATTGCAAATTTTCACTGGAGTTATCATACCATCTAGTTTTTTATCTCTTATATCTAGCCTTAAATTAGCCGCAGCTCTTGCTTGGATAAATCTAGTCGTAGGAGAAATGTTAGGAGCTCAAACTGGACTTGGATATATGATTATCGATAGTAGAAATCAATTAAGAATAGATATATTAATAGCTACAATTATTACTATAGGTATCATTGGTATGATAATTAATACTATATTTGGATATATAGAAAAAGTAGTATCAAGGAGATATGGCTATGATAGAAATTAA